A region from the Melioribacter roseus P3M-2 genome encodes:
- the tilS gene encoding tRNA lysidine(34) synthetase TilS, which produces MIRKVEEKVINFIKEHELVKEGDNLLIALSGGPDSVFALSFFIKYSGKYKCLLHAVHFNHHLRGKESDRDRDFAVSLCDKLKVPLAVVDLDVKEYAKKNKLSVEEAARNLRYEKLFELSKKLNAKIVTAHNKNDNTETVLLNLIAGTGISGISGIPVKRNNIIRPFLVLTKDEILSYLASRNIGFRIDSTNLKNDYRRNYIRNKIIPLFKKINPSLDEAVFRTSKTIENYSGFLEKEIEQIAETFLAVKQNKLSVKTSAFKNVDAALLNDAIRKAVKSIWKVELDFSDLKSISKLTQTGKSIELRNRLCAIKQRGCVTIYKPEETGDVKVYLSPGSSVKIFELTIGITPVDKTKVRYRKTGKVEYISGDNLSENFIVRKWKPGDKFIPLGMKTPKKISDFLTDSKVAPVDRKNQLVLTNGNYIVWVVGLRIDERFKISTNTRKIFKLWMK; this is translated from the coding sequence ATGATTAGAAAGGTCGAAGAAAAAGTAATTAATTTTATCAAAGAACACGAGCTTGTTAAGGAGGGAGACAATCTGTTGATTGCTCTCAGCGGAGGACCCGATTCCGTTTTCGCTCTTTCGTTTTTTATTAAATACTCCGGGAAATATAAATGCCTTCTCCACGCCGTCCATTTCAACCATCATTTGAGAGGAAAAGAATCCGACCGCGACCGTGACTTTGCAGTATCGCTCTGCGATAAATTGAAAGTGCCTCTTGCGGTTGTCGACCTGGACGTAAAGGAATATGCAAAAAAGAATAAACTTTCGGTTGAAGAAGCCGCTCGTAATCTAAGATATGAAAAACTCTTCGAGCTCTCGAAAAAGCTGAACGCTAAAATAGTGACGGCGCATAATAAAAACGACAATACCGAAACCGTTTTGCTCAATTTGATAGCCGGAACGGGAATAAGCGGTATTTCGGGCATTCCCGTCAAAAGAAATAATATAATACGTCCGTTTCTTGTATTGACGAAAGATGAAATTTTGTCCTATCTTGCTAGCAGAAATATCGGGTTTCGAATCGACAGTACGAATCTTAAAAATGATTACCGCCGAAATTATATCAGAAATAAAATAATTCCTCTCTTTAAGAAAATAAATCCGTCTCTCGACGAAGCGGTCTTTCGTACGTCCAAAACAATTGAGAATTATTCGGGTTTTTTAGAGAAAGAAATCGAACAAATCGCAGAGACATTTTTAGCCGTTAAACAAAATAAACTTTCGGTAAAAACTTCGGCATTTAAAAATGTTGACGCCGCGCTCCTTAATGATGCAATCAGAAAGGCGGTTAAAAGCATCTGGAAAGTAGAACTCGATTTTTCGGATTTGAAATCGATAAGTAAATTGACGCAAACCGGAAAATCGATCGAATTGAGAAACCGTCTCTGCGCAATCAAACAAAGAGGATGCGTAACAATTTACAAGCCGGAAGAAACGGGAGATGTCAAAGTGTATTTGTCGCCGGGATCGAGCGTGAAAATTTTTGAGCTTACGATCGGAATTACTCCCGTTGACAAAACGAAAGTTCGTTACCGAAAAACCGGAAAAGTTGAATATATTTCGGGAGACAATTTATCCGAAAATTTTATCGTCAGGAAATGGAAACCGGGGGATAAATTTATTCCGCTGGGTATGAAAACTCCCAAGAAAATTTCGGATTTCCTTACCGATTCCAAAGTAGCCCCTGTCGACAGGAAAAATCAACTTGTCTTGACAAACGGGAACTATATCGTCTGGGTTGTCGGTTTAAGGATAGACGAGCGATTTAAAATATCAACAAACACAAGGAAGATATTTAAGTTATGGATGAAATGA
- the ribD gene encoding bifunctional diaminohydroxyphosphoribosylaminopyrimidine deaminase/5-amino-6-(5-phosphoribosylamino)uracil reductase RibD yields the protein MLDESYIQITHQLAEKGKGAVSPLSLRGVVIVNDGKIVGAEFLKDRLSEQPEFILFSKLKNIPKGSVLYSNINPVIKSGEEERYISLFRNSGIKKMVFGVLDNNSLFYNKVAKKLKENGISVISGIMERESADLNRFFLKYSSSKLPFVTLKMALTLDGKISDINGNSKWITSVESRSLVHELRTEYDAVLVGYNTVKTDKPSLTVRLVEGRNPKRIVLDTRLELKPNSDLVRKNNDNNLIIVTDKKNKDMPKLAKYYEAGVEFIFVPVTSEGMLDLKSLVRKLGKLNITSILVEGGGRVFSSFIKSKLDDEILLFIAPKLLCEGIPLCSGLGINSLSKAHKFQMNDVRKIGEDALIRLTRR from the coding sequence TTGCTAGACGAATCTTACATTCAGATTACGCATCAATTGGCCGAAAAAGGGAAAGGCGCCGTTAGTCCCCTTTCCCTTAGAGGAGTTGTTATTGTAAACGACGGTAAAATAGTCGGCGCCGAATTTCTGAAAGACCGTTTGTCGGAACAGCCTGAATTTATTCTTTTTTCAAAATTAAAAAACATTCCGAAGGGTTCCGTCCTCTATTCCAATATTAATCCCGTTATTAAATCGGGAGAAGAAGAAAGGTATATCTCTCTTTTCCGAAATTCGGGAATAAAAAAAATGGTCTTCGGCGTACTGGACAATAATTCTCTTTTCTACAATAAAGTCGCCAAAAAATTGAAAGAAAACGGAATCTCGGTTATCTCCGGAATTATGGAAAGAGAATCGGCCGATTTGAACCGCTTCTTTTTGAAATATAGTTCTTCCAAATTACCTTTTGTCACATTGAAGATGGCGCTGACGCTCGACGGTAAAATTAGCGACATAAACGGCAATTCGAAATGGATTACTTCCGTTGAATCGAGAAGTTTGGTCCATGAATTGCGCACCGAATACGATGCAGTCCTTGTCGGATACAATACTGTCAAAACCGATAAGCCTTCGTTAACAGTTAGACTCGTCGAAGGACGAAATCCCAAAAGAATTGTGCTCGATACCCGTCTGGAACTCAAACCGAATTCCGATCTCGTACGAAAAAATAATGACAATAACCTGATAATTGTTACCGACAAAAAAAACAAAGACATGCCGAAATTGGCTAAATATTACGAAGCCGGCGTAGAGTTTATCTTTGTTCCGGTTACTTCCGAAGGGATGCTCGATCTCAAATCCCTTGTGAGAAAACTGGGAAAATTGAATATTACTTCGATACTCGTGGAGGGGGGAGGCAGAGTCTTTTCGTCGTTTATTAAAAGCAAACTCGACGACGAGATTCTTTTGTTTATAGCTCCTAAACTGCTCTGCGAAGGAATTCCATTGTGCAGCGGTCTCGGTATAAACAGTCTTTCAAAAGCTCACAAGTTCCAGATGAACGACGTGCGAAAAATCGGAGAAGATGCTTTGATTCGTCTTACGAGAAGGTAA
- the greA gene encoding transcription elongation factor GreA — translation MAHFVYLSKERMREIEKELNELKTNGRKKMAEKIAEARAHGDLSENAEYDAAKEEQGLLEMKISKLEELLSRARIIDTSNMPKDQVHILSTVKVKNLKNQKTYTYTLVSPEEANLEAGKISISSPVGQALIGAKVGQTVEAKVPAGIIKFEILELE, via the coding sequence GTGGCACATTTTGTATACTTGAGTAAAGAACGAATGCGGGAAATTGAAAAAGAACTCAATGAATTGAAAACCAATGGCAGAAAAAAAATGGCGGAAAAAATTGCCGAAGCTCGCGCGCACGGCGATTTATCGGAAAATGCCGAATACGACGCCGCCAAAGAAGAACAGGGTCTCCTGGAAATGAAAATCAGTAAGCTCGAAGAACTCCTCTCGCGAGCCAGAATTATCGATACTTCGAATATGCCGAAAGACCAGGTTCATATCCTTTCTACTGTAAAAGTAAAAAATCTCAAAAATCAAAAAACCTATACATATACTCTTGTATCTCCGGAAGAAGCAAATCTTGAGGCGGGTAAAATTTCGATTTCTTCGCCTGTCGGACAGGCGCTAATCGGCGCTAAAGTGGGTCAGACTGTCGAGGCTAAAGTTCCGGCCGGCATTATAAAATTTGAAATCTTAGAGCTGGAATAA
- a CDS encoding thioredoxin family protein: MNKKFIYLVLFSIAMSYLEASVVVYLRKIYYPAGFRFPLEPIESKILIIEIGREISTLMMLTAVSYMYGANFRKRFAAFLLTFGIWDIFYYVWLKILLNWPQSLLDDDLLFLIPIPWISPALAPIIVSLFFILYYILESRIKVENHSIKPAAIILSATGTILILISFMWNVNERINSNSPVDFLWEVFIAGIISWTLSLLITYRRKEKIMATDTLKLGSKAPDFSLEGVDGKTYSLESFKDKEALIVIFSCNHCPYVKAYEDRIIKIQEDYAPRVQVVAINSNDDVNYPEDSFEEMKKRAEEKKFNFPYLRDETQETAKAYGATHTPEIFLFDKNRELRFHGKIDDNWQDPSAVKQNYLRDALDELLAGKEISVPETFTIGCTIKWK, translated from the coding sequence ATGAACAAAAAATTTATATATCTGGTTTTGTTTTCAATAGCGATGTCTTACCTTGAAGCGAGCGTTGTAGTCTACTTACGGAAAATTTATTATCCCGCCGGTTTTCGTTTTCCTTTAGAACCGATCGAATCCAAGATATTAATTATAGAAATCGGAAGGGAAATTTCCACTTTGATGATGTTGACGGCGGTATCGTATATGTACGGAGCTAATTTTCGAAAACGATTTGCGGCTTTTCTGTTGACTTTCGGCATCTGGGATATTTTCTACTACGTCTGGCTAAAAATCCTGCTCAATTGGCCGCAGTCACTTCTTGACGACGACTTGCTCTTCCTGATACCTATTCCGTGGATATCCCCGGCTCTGGCGCCTATTATCGTATCGTTGTTTTTTATCTTATACTACATTCTCGAGTCGAGGATTAAAGTCGAGAACCATTCCATAAAACCTGCCGCTATAATACTTTCGGCGACAGGAACAATTTTAATACTTATTTCGTTTATGTGGAACGTTAACGAAAGAATTAATTCGAACTCCCCGGTAGACTTTCTTTGGGAAGTTTTTATAGCGGGAATAATAAGCTGGACGTTAAGTTTATTAATCACATACAGAAGAAAGGAGAAAATTATGGCTACTGACACTTTAAAACTCGGATCCAAAGCGCCCGATTTCAGTCTGGAAGGCGTTGACGGCAAAACATACTCCCTCGAAAGCTTCAAAGACAAAGAGGCGCTAATAGTTATTTTCAGCTGCAATCATTGTCCTTATGTTAAGGCGTATGAAGACCGAATAATAAAGATCCAGGAAGACTACGCTCCAAGAGTTCAGGTTGTCGCAATCAATTCGAATGACGATGTAAATTATCCCGAGGATTCGTTCGAGGAGATGAAAAAGAGAGCCGAGGAGAAAAAATTTAATTTTCCTTACCTGCGGGACGAGACGCAGGAAACGGCAAAAGCCTACGGAGCGACTCACACTCCGGAAATCTTTTTGTTCGACAAAAACCGCGAACTCCGTTTTCACGGCAAAATTGACGACAACTGGCAGGACCCTTCGGCGGTAAAGCAAAATTATCTGAGAGACGCGCTCGACGAATTGCTCGCCGGTAAAGAAATATCCGTGCCCGAGACTTTTACAATCGGGTGTACCATAAAATGGAAATAA
- a CDS encoding outer membrane beta-barrel protein, which produces MKRFALMMILLPMLSIYGQRIGKLAPEKPNEVFPEKSWGVDIMFGEGGFGLGTFFRKSLSENITGFVDLSFSESKDEREIEYIDPYFGIPYVIGKKNRVFLIPLNLGVQYRLFSKTLTDNLRPYVNAGVGPTFVLTTPYEKEFFSSFGDSKMHYAAGGYVGIGANFGISKKNLAGLNVRYYFIHMLDDGVESLEGKVRKDFGHIYITLNLGIMY; this is translated from the coding sequence ATGAAAAGATTTGCGCTTATGATGATTTTGCTGCCCATGCTTTCAATATACGGACAACGCATCGGCAAGCTTGCGCCGGAAAAACCGAACGAGGTATTTCCGGAGAAAAGTTGGGGTGTCGATATTATGTTCGGCGAAGGCGGATTCGGGTTGGGTACTTTTTTCAGAAAAAGTTTAAGCGAAAATATTACCGGATTTGTAGACCTCTCGTTCTCCGAATCGAAAGACGAAAGGGAAATCGAATACATCGATCCGTATTTCGGTATTCCGTATGTTATTGGAAAGAAAAACCGCGTATTCCTCATCCCGCTGAATTTAGGAGTCCAGTACAGACTGTTCAGTAAAACTCTGACGGATAACTTACGCCCTTATGTAAATGCGGGCGTCGGGCCGACGTTTGTTCTTACAACCCCTTACGAAAAAGAATTTTTCTCGTCTTTCGGGGACTCTAAAATGCATTATGCTGCCGGCGGGTATGTCGGCATAGGCGCAAATTTCGGAATCAGTAAAAAGAATCTTGCCGGGCTGAACGTGCGTTACTATTTTATTCATATGCTCGACGACGGCGTAGAAAGCCTTGAAGGAAAAGTGCGCAAGGATTTCGGACATATTTATATTACCTTAAATCTCGGAATAATGTATTGA
- a CDS encoding class IV adenylate cyclase, translating into MPQNLELKVRVKSHRRFLTHLKNNNIPFVSQLNQKDIYFAYDKGLLKLRIENGKHYLIKYNRNESGKRWSKYQILNLDGDAPYDYLKDILRTETIVEKIRLLYVYKNTRIHLDKVKQLGYFIELETVLAGNKKDAVREFNFIVELLKLNDEEELRCSYKNLIDSLYDSD; encoded by the coding sequence ATGCCGCAAAACCTCGAACTAAAAGTAAGGGTAAAATCGCACAGAAGATTTCTTACTCACTTAAAAAATAACAATATACCTTTTGTTTCTCAATTAAATCAGAAAGATATTTATTTCGCTTACGACAAAGGTTTGTTAAAATTACGGATTGAAAACGGAAAGCATTATCTGATAAAATATAACCGGAACGAATCCGGAAAGAGGTGGAGCAAATATCAAATTTTGAATTTGGACGGCGACGCTCCGTACGACTATCTGAAGGACATTCTCCGAACCGAGACAATTGTCGAGAAGATACGTCTGTTGTACGTCTATAAAAATACGCGCATACATCTGGATAAGGTAAAACAGTTGGGATACTTCATCGAGCTTGAAACCGTTTTAGCAGGCAATAAAAAAGATGCCGTCCGGGAGTTCAATTTTATAGTAGAACTTCTTAAATTGAACGACGAAGAAGAATTAAGATGCTCATATAAAAATTTAATCGACTCGCTTTATGATTCTGACTAA